In a genomic window of Sarcophilus harrisii chromosome 4, mSarHar1.11, whole genome shotgun sequence:
- the HAX1 gene encoding HCLS1-associated protein X-1 isoform X1 yields the protein MSLFDIFRGFFGFPGPQRPRDPFFGGMTREEDDEDEDEEGRGGAPWGPRFGGPSSSEDFTFGFGFGSEDEMRFHDNFGFDELIRDFNRIFGDLGAWTLPSRPPELPGPEPEPPTERRREGETIRDSMLKYPDSHQARIFNRGSDSDQGHSSPKGVPDWDSKRPLRGFDDMWPVTPDTRPREDKDLDSQVSQEGLGQVLQPQPKSYFRSVSVTKITGPDGTVEERRTVVDSEGRKETTVTRREADSSSRDDSGTPRPPNLGDNSSFLDSFLGRWFRSW from the exons ATGAGCCTTTTCGACATTTTCCGGGGCTTTTTCGGATTCCCGGGGCCTCAGAG ACCTAGGGATCCCTTCTTTGGAGGGATGACTCGAGAAGAGGATGACGAAGATGAAGacgaggaaggaagagggggggCCCCCTGGGGCCCCAGGTTTGGAGGCCCCAGCTCCTCCGAGGACTTCACTTTTGGCTTTGGCTTTGGCTCGGAAGATGAGATGCGATTCCACGATAACTTTGGCTTTGACGAACTGATTCGGGATTTCAACCGTATTTTCGGAGACCTAGGGGCCTGGACCCTGCCCTCCCGTCCCCCTG AGCTCCCAGGCCCAGAGCCAGAGCCCCCCACTGAGaggcggagggagggagagaccaTCCGGGATTCCATGCTCAAGTATCCTGATAGTCACCAGGCTAGGATTTTCAATCGGGGATCGGACAGTGATCAGGGGCATTCGTCTCCCAAAGGAGTCCCAGACTGGGACTCCAAGAGGCCTCTGCGAGGG TTTGATGACATGTGGCCGGTGACCCCTGATACTAGACCGAGAGAGGACAAGG ATCTTGATTCCCAGGTCTCCCAGGAGGGCCTGGGTCAAGTCCTACAGCCCCAGCCTAAATCTTACTTCAGAAGTGTGTCCGTGACCAAAATAACTGGACCAGATGGG ACAGTAGAGGAGCGACGCACTGTCGTAGACAGTGAGGGCCGCAAAGAAACCACAGTAACCCGGCGAGAAGCAGATAGCAGTTCTAGAGATG ATTCAGGCACCCCACGGCCTCCAAATTTGGGGGACAACTCTTCCTTCCTGGATTCGTTCCTAGGACGATGGTTCCGATCTTGGTAG
- the HAX1 gene encoding HCLS1-associated protein X-1 isoform X2 gives MTREEDDEDEDEEGRGGAPWGPRFGGPSSSEDFTFGFGFGSEDEMRFHDNFGFDELIRDFNRIFGDLGAWTLPSRPPELPGPEPEPPTERRREGETIRDSMLKYPDSHQARIFNRGSDSDQGHSSPKGVPDWDSKRPLRGFDDMWPVTPDTRPREDKDLDSQVSQEGLGQVLQPQPKSYFRSVSVTKITGPDGTVEERRTVVDSEGRKETTVTRREADSSSRDDSGTPRPPNLGDNSSFLDSFLGRWFRSW, from the exons ATGACTCGAGAAGAGGATGACGAAGATGAAGacgaggaaggaagagggggggCCCCCTGGGGCCCCAGGTTTGGAGGCCCCAGCTCCTCCGAGGACTTCACTTTTGGCTTTGGCTTTGGCTCGGAAGATGAGATGCGATTCCACGATAACTTTGGCTTTGACGAACTGATTCGGGATTTCAACCGTATTTTCGGAGACCTAGGGGCCTGGACCCTGCCCTCCCGTCCCCCTG AGCTCCCAGGCCCAGAGCCAGAGCCCCCCACTGAGaggcggagggagggagagaccaTCCGGGATTCCATGCTCAAGTATCCTGATAGTCACCAGGCTAGGATTTTCAATCGGGGATCGGACAGTGATCAGGGGCATTCGTCTCCCAAAGGAGTCCCAGACTGGGACTCCAAGAGGCCTCTGCGAGGG TTTGATGACATGTGGCCGGTGACCCCTGATACTAGACCGAGAGAGGACAAGG ATCTTGATTCCCAGGTCTCCCAGGAGGGCCTGGGTCAAGTCCTACAGCCCCAGCCTAAATCTTACTTCAGAAGTGTGTCCGTGACCAAAATAACTGGACCAGATGGG ACAGTAGAGGAGCGACGCACTGTCGTAGACAGTGAGGGCCGCAAAGAAACCACAGTAACCCGGCGAGAAGCAGATAGCAGTTCTAGAGATG ATTCAGGCACCCCACGGCCTCCAAATTTGGGGGACAACTCTTCCTTCCTGGATTCGTTCCTAGGACGATGGTTCCGATCTTGGTAG